A genomic segment from Leptolyngbya boryana PCC 6306 encodes:
- a CDS encoding beta strand repeat-containing protein: MRPLLCSLGLTSIALLGLSFARPASAQLRVVEDGTLSTKVTSPDGLNFTIDFGDRMGNNLFHSFREFSIPAFGSARFNHASEIQNIFSRVTGGTASSINGVIEAQGTANLFLLNPAGILFGANAQLNIGGSFVGTTASSIRFADGAEFRATDLNARPLLTVSAPIGVQFGQPAGAIQVQGIGHPLTGRTRPDVRNPLVGAGTSTTGLSVKSGKTLALIGSGVTLDGGILSAPEGHLALGSVSSGYVSLLPNAQGWQLGYEQVQGKQNIQLSQKALLDASGLGNGSIQLDGAQISLSGGSVALIQNQGTVSSGQIQIRASEKLYLSGTTPDGTIQTGLHMQQVNTGNGNEINIVAPQVEVLAGAGISSKTFGSAHTGNIRIDADQAVRVQDFSAIDSSNFSSITNYTYSRSSSAGNTGNISISTRELSSVNGGSIGLGTLGAGSTGNLDIKATESVELGGEEPRFRQFSTLFDVSFGTGNAGNLTLDTKRLLIRDGGRLGASTVAFGNAGNITVNASESVTVKGIAPVARIPSQISSAGNILPESVRLLYNTPRLPSGNAGSVTINTNRLQVANGALVTVRNLGSGNAGSLNVNANSIYLDQRGSLAASTTVSNGGNMSLQVQESIIMRRGSGITAEARGGGNGGNLTVNAPILLGLENSDIVARAERGNGGNIQITTQGIFGLKFRSQQTPENDITASSDFGVNGSVAIKSPDVDINAGLLQLPVEFLDAGQQVAKGCSALEGSRFVVTGRGGIPEDPTHAVAHNLVWSDLRDLADLKLSNGRASRSTVSSGSEMHEMMVEATEWRRNAAGQVELIAKHAPVSSISALNCAGENINSAP; encoded by the coding sequence ATGCGCCCTTTACTTTGTTCCCTTGGTTTAACTAGTATTGCGCTGCTTGGATTAAGCTTTGCACGTCCAGCATCTGCTCAGCTTCGAGTGGTTGAAGATGGTACGTTATCGACAAAAGTCACCTCTCCAGATGGATTAAACTTCACGATCGATTTTGGCGATCGTATGGGTAATAATCTATTCCATAGCTTCCGAGAGTTCTCGATTCCAGCATTCGGGTCGGCAAGATTCAATCATGCCTCAGAGATTCAGAACATCTTCAGTCGGGTTACAGGTGGCACTGCATCTAGTATTAATGGCGTGATTGAAGCTCAAGGCACTGCTAATTTGTTTCTGCTCAATCCAGCGGGGATTCTCTTTGGTGCGAATGCACAGTTGAATATTGGCGGCTCTTTTGTTGGGACAACAGCTTCTAGTATTCGGTTCGCAGATGGTGCAGAATTTAGAGCAACAGATCTTAATGCGCGTCCTTTACTAACCGTCAGTGCCCCGATTGGCGTGCAGTTTGGGCAGCCTGCTGGAGCAATCCAAGTTCAAGGTATTGGACATCCATTAACGGGTAGAACACGTCCAGATGTGAGAAATCCTCTTGTAGGTGCAGGAACGAGCACAACAGGATTGAGCGTAAAGTCTGGAAAGACGTTGGCTCTGATTGGCTCTGGCGTAACACTTGATGGCGGAATTCTCAGTGCACCTGAGGGGCATTTGGCGTTGGGCAGTGTAAGTTCAGGCTATGTGAGTCTTCTGCCCAATGCACAGGGCTGGCAGCTAGGCTATGAACAAGTCCAGGGTAAGCAAAACATTCAACTGTCTCAGAAGGCTCTACTCGATGCGAGTGGTTTAGGAAATGGATCTATCCAGCTTGATGGTGCTCAGATCTCGCTAAGTGGAGGGTCTGTTGCGCTGATTCAGAATCAAGGAACGGTATCTTCTGGTCAAATTCAAATTCGCGCTTCTGAAAAGCTTTATCTGAGCGGCACGACACCAGATGGCACGATTCAGACTGGGCTGCACATGCAACAAGTCAATACGGGAAATGGAAATGAGATTAATATTGTTGCGCCACAGGTTGAAGTACTAGCGGGGGCAGGAATTAGCAGCAAAACCTTTGGCAGTGCTCATACAGGAAATATCAGAATTGATGCTGATCAAGCCGTCCGAGTACAGGATTTTTCAGCGATCGATTCTTCTAATTTCTCTTCGATTACTAACTACACTTATAGTCGAAGCAGCAGTGCAGGAAATACAGGCAATATCAGTATTTCAACTCGCGAGTTGAGCAGTGTAAATGGAGGATCAATTGGGCTTGGGACTTTGGGCGCTGGCTCAACCGGAAACCTAGATATTAAAGCAACTGAGTCTGTAGAATTGGGAGGAGAAGAGCCAAGATTCCGGCAGTTTAGCACTCTGTTTGATGTCTCTTTTGGAACAGGAAATGCAGGCAACCTCACGCTTGATACAAAGCGATTGTTGATTCGGGACGGGGGACGGCTTGGTGCTTCGACGGTTGCTTTTGGTAATGCTGGAAATATTACTGTCAATGCAAGTGAGTCTGTAACTGTGAAAGGAATTGCGCCTGTTGCCAGAATTCCTAGCCAAATTAGTTCTGCTGGCAATATTCTGCCAGAGAGCGTACGTCTACTCTACAATACTCCACGTCTGCCAAGTGGGAATGCAGGCAGCGTCACGATCAATACGAATCGCTTGCAGGTAGCCAATGGCGCACTGGTCACAGTGAGAAATCTTGGCTCTGGAAATGCTGGAAGCTTGAATGTCAATGCAAATTCAATTTATCTAGATCAAAGAGGAAGTCTTGCTGCTTCGACGACGGTTAGCAATGGTGGAAATATGAGTCTTCAAGTTCAGGAGTCGATCATCATGCGTCGTGGAAGTGGAATTACGGCTGAGGCGAGGGGAGGAGGCAATGGAGGCAATCTTACTGTCAATGCGCCGATTTTACTAGGGTTAGAAAACAGTGATATTGTTGCTAGGGCTGAGCGAGGCAATGGCGGTAATATTCAAATCACGACTCAAGGCATTTTTGGCTTAAAGTTTCGATCGCAGCAGACCCCTGAAAATGACATTACTGCGAGTTCGGATTTTGGTGTGAATGGCAGTGTCGCCATTAAGAGTCCTGATGTAGATATCAATGCAGGATTGTTGCAATTACCTGTTGAGTTCCTCGACGCAGGACAGCAAGTTGCAAAAGGATGTTCAGCGCTCGAAGGCAGCCGTTTTGTCGTCACAGGGCGAGGTGGAATTCCAGAAGATCCGACTCATGCTGTGGCTCACAATTTGGTCTGGTCTGATTTGCGAGATCTTGCTGATTTAAAATTGTCAAACGGTCGTGCATCTCGCTCAACAGTGTCTTCGGGCAGTGAAATGCATGAAATGATGGTAGAGGCAACCGAATGGCGACGCAATGCGGCGGGTCAGGTTGAATTAATTGCGAAACACGCCCCTGTATCATCAATTTCCGCACTGAATTGCGCTGGAGAAAACATTAATTCAGCACCTTAG
- a CDS encoding carbohydrate ABC transporter permease, which translates to MKDVIRERERRTGWLLTIPALLILTLVFAYPILRAFWQSLFVQNLGNQLNPHFTGLSNFARMAQDGRFWQSMVNSAIFTFSSVAIELVLGMGIALVLNQSFRGRGAVRTIAILPWALPTALIALGWTWIFNDQYGIVNDILLRLGFIDTGINWLGNPTLAMLAVIFADVWKTTPFISILLLAGLQSIPNDLYEAQAIDGASPWQSFRQITLPLLMPQVVISLLFRLAQAFGIFDLISVMTGGGPGGATETVSLYIYATVMRYLDFGYGAALVVVTFLLLVLAVAIASYFLTRSRAKASGAI; encoded by the coding sequence ATGAAAGATGTGATTCGAGAGCGAGAACGTCGTACAGGTTGGCTCTTAACGATTCCAGCCTTGCTGATTTTGACGCTGGTCTTTGCTTATCCAATTCTGCGAGCGTTCTGGCAAAGTCTATTTGTTCAGAACTTAGGAAATCAACTGAATCCACATTTTACAGGATTGTCTAATTTTGCCCGGATGGCTCAAGACGGGCGATTCTGGCAAAGTATGGTCAATTCAGCGATTTTTACGTTTTCATCCGTGGCGATCGAACTTGTGCTCGGGATGGGAATTGCGCTCGTACTCAACCAATCTTTCCGAGGTCGAGGAGCAGTAAGAACGATCGCAATTCTGCCGTGGGCTTTGCCGACCGCACTGATTGCACTCGGTTGGACATGGATTTTCAATGATCAATACGGGATTGTCAATGACATTTTGCTGCGGTTGGGATTCATCGATACTGGTATCAACTGGCTCGGCAATCCGACTTTAGCCATGCTAGCAGTCATCTTTGCAGATGTTTGGAAAACAACACCCTTCATCAGCATTCTATTGCTCGCTGGACTGCAATCCATTCCAAATGATCTGTACGAGGCACAAGCGATCGATGGAGCTTCTCCTTGGCAAAGTTTTCGACAGATTACCTTGCCCTTGCTGATGCCGCAAGTGGTCATTTCACTGTTATTCCGGCTCGCTCAGGCATTCGGAATCTTTGACTTAATCAGTGTCATGACCGGAGGTGGCCCTGGCGGTGCAACTGAAACGGTTTCGCTCTACATCTACGCTACGGTAATGCGCTATCTAGACTTCGGTTATGGAGCAGCATTAGTTGTGGTGACGTTCTTACTGTTAGTGTTAGCCGTTGCGATCGCAAGTTACTTCCTAACTCGATCCAGAGCTAAAGCATCGGGAGCAATTTAA
- a CDS encoding carbohydrate ABC transporter permease, protein MTTVFPESVDRRMPGGKSTRIGRKVVLPIAVAFTVIFCLAPILWQLLTSFKVNADIAAIPNVYFPTRFTLDHYRSLFERRPFLNYIFNSAIVSFASTILALGVGSPAAYALARLKLQGERWILAGVLIVTLFPPILLFLGLLEIVRALHLGNNYLSLIIPYTAINLPLTILVMRSFFQQLPKDLEDAARVDGYSTPRMLLEVVLPMTIPALVTTGILTFISAWNEFIFALTFITREDMKTVPVAGAQLGGASPFEIPFGPIAAATVLGTIPLVLLVLFFQRRIVQGLTSGAVKG, encoded by the coding sequence ATGACAACTGTATTTCCAGAATCCGTAGATCGACGAATGCCAGGAGGCAAATCAACTCGAATTGGGCGAAAAGTCGTCTTGCCGATTGCAGTTGCCTTTACTGTCATCTTTTGCCTGGCTCCAATCCTTTGGCAGCTCTTGACCTCATTCAAAGTGAATGCTGACATTGCGGCAATTCCCAATGTTTATTTCCCAACTCGATTTACATTAGATCATTACCGTTCTTTGTTTGAGCGTCGCCCATTTTTGAACTATATCTTCAATAGTGCGATCGTCTCTTTTGCTTCAACTATCCTCGCTTTAGGAGTCGGCTCTCCCGCAGCTTATGCGCTCGCCAGACTGAAACTTCAAGGAGAACGCTGGATTTTAGCAGGTGTTCTGATCGTGACGCTATTCCCACCGATTCTGCTCTTCCTGGGACTCCTCGAAATCGTTCGGGCGCTTCATCTTGGAAACAACTATCTTTCATTGATCATTCCTTACACCGCGATTAACTTGCCGCTCACGATTCTGGTGATGCGAAGCTTCTTTCAGCAACTTCCCAAAGATCTCGAAGATGCGGCAAGAGTCGATGGCTATAGCACCCCTCGAATGCTGCTCGAAGTCGTTCTACCGATGACGATTCCAGCACTCGTGACGACTGGAATTTTGACTTTCATTTCTGCCTGGAATGAATTCATCTTTGCCCTGACTTTCATCACTCGCGAAGACATGAAAACAGTTCCAGTTGCAGGCGCACAGCTCGGCGGAGCTTCGCCCTTTGAAATTCCATTTGGACCGATCGCAGCAGCAACGGTTCTCGGAACAATTCCACTGGTGTTGTTAGTTCTCTTCTTCCAACGCCGCATTGTTCAAGGGCTAACGTCTGGCGCAGTCAAAGGTTAA
- a CDS encoding ABC transporter ATP-binding protein — translation MDKKLELINLRKAYTQQIVPVKDINLSVEQGEFLTLLGPSGCGKSTILRLIAGLEQPTSGQILINGRDVSRLNPGDRNIAMVFQSYALYPHMTVYDNIASGLKLRKTPHAEIKERIREVADFLGLHDLMNRKPGQLSGGQRQRVAVARTLVRRPDLFLLDEPLSNLDALLREHVRAELKQLFGSQNAPVVYVTHDQTEAMTLSTKVAVLNNGYLQQFDRPDVIYSQPANQFVAGFIGSPQMNFLRVPCQNGNAIVGNTKIPLPRSVSAQEIILGIRPEHVHLAQNRNEPTLEGEVFLTENLGMHDLVSVRIGHGTSEPINLRAILPVHSGLKAGSAVQLAFSDETIHWFDVATGDRITDARSHVMA, via the coding sequence ATGGATAAGAAACTAGAACTCATTAACTTGAGAAAAGCTTACACTCAGCAAATTGTTCCTGTAAAAGACATTAACTTGAGTGTCGAACAAGGCGAATTTCTCACTTTGTTAGGACCTTCAGGATGCGGTAAATCGACGATCTTGCGCTTGATTGCGGGATTAGAACAGCCGACTAGTGGACAAATCCTGATCAATGGTCGGGATGTGAGCCGCTTGAATCCGGGCGATCGCAATATTGCAATGGTCTTCCAAAGCTATGCACTCTATCCGCACATGACCGTGTATGACAACATCGCATCCGGGCTAAAACTGCGGAAAACGCCCCATGCAGAGATCAAAGAAAGAATTCGTGAGGTCGCAGATTTCCTAGGATTGCATGATCTGATGAATCGTAAGCCGGGTCAACTGTCTGGCGGACAGCGACAGCGAGTTGCAGTCGCAAGAACCTTGGTTCGTCGTCCTGATTTATTCCTACTAGACGAACCTCTGAGTAACTTGGATGCGTTACTCCGGGAACACGTCCGGGCTGAATTGAAGCAATTGTTTGGTTCACAAAATGCGCCTGTTGTTTACGTGACGCACGACCAGACTGAAGCAATGACCCTTTCAACCAAAGTAGCTGTGCTGAATAATGGTTACCTGCAACAGTTCGATCGACCTGATGTGATCTACAGCCAACCTGCCAATCAATTTGTTGCAGGCTTTATTGGTAGCCCACAGATGAACTTTTTACGGGTTCCTTGTCAGAATGGCAATGCGATCGTGGGCAATACTAAAATTCCTCTACCCCGAAGCGTTAGCGCTCAAGAGATTATCTTAGGAATTCGTCCTGAGCATGTGCATCTTGCGCAAAACCGCAATGAACCGACGCTAGAGGGTGAAGTGTTCCTAACCGAGAATTTAGGCATGCACGATTTGGTCAGTGTACGGATCGGACATGGAACAAGTGAACCGATCAACCTGCGCGCGATCCTCCCAGTCCATTCGGGCTTAAAAGCAGGAAGTGCCGTGCAGTTAGCCTTTTCAGATGAAACCATTCATTGGTTTGATGTGGCAACGGGCGATCGCATAACAGATGCGCGATCGCATGTGATGGCATAG